The sequence CACGCAACTGGGCTAGCACCAGGACTACCGTGATGCCTGCAAGTGCCACCCGCTGCGGGCGAGATAGTGCTGTGAGCATACTCCGCAGCGGAGCATAGCTGAAGAGTAGTGTCAGGCACAGGACGAAGAGCAAAGCTTCAAGCACCTTGGGCCAGGGCGGGTCGTATTTACCGACGAGGAGGAGCAGTACGATCATGAAGATGGCTGCACCGTTTAACCAGAAAATCATTTGTTTCCGCGACATGGGAAATACCCGCAGGCAAATCAGTTTTTGTACAGGGCAATTCTTGATCGTGTCTATCTGAAAGAAGTTTGCCTACAGTATCGCAACAGCCATTTTTCGCAAGATCAAGTGATAACACTCAATGAATCGGGCAATGCCTGAGATTCATTTGCAACTGGCACGCTCACGCAGGCAAAATCGTCTCCTGCTTGACAGCCATCGTCCTCTGTGTTACATCGCGAGCGCTCCTGGGGAGAGCTTGTGATGCGAAATTTCTTCACCATACTGTTGGGCTTATGCTGCAGTGCCGGTTGCACCTGGCAGGCGAACAGCAGCAGCCACGCTGTTGAAGTCAATCCATTGAACTATGGATCTGACAAACCGGTCGTTCAGCCTTCCAACATGATTGGCTACATCGATGGCCAGCCGCAGGATATGCGGCGGAAGTAGCCAGGTTATATTTCTGCTTTGCCAGTTACCCTGCGAAGTAACACTTGGCAAACTGTTCGATCTGTCCACGGTACATGGTGGTACGTCCTTCGCCTTCATGCATGAAGTTGCTGCTGTCTTCATGGCCATGATGATGATCCAGGCCTGCGGCATGGCCCAGTTCATGCAGCATCGTGACCAGGTCATCGTTGGGCCTGGCAGAAATCAGACAGACCGGAGTCTTCCAGCCATACTTCTTCCAGGGCGTTACGCCATGTCCACTCTCGGTAAAGTTGCAGAACACCACGCCAACGTGAGTTTGTGCCGTCTTCGCATATCCCATGATCTCGTCTACGCGTGCCTTAATCCTGGGATAATCCTCCTCCCAATAGAGCCCACGTGGCCCAGTGCCTCCTGGCTCCATCATGGGGGAAAGATTTTTACTCCACCAGCACTGCAGATTGAGCCCGTGTTCCTGCAGCATCTTCTCCGTCTTTTCAATCACCCGAATGTGGGAATCGCCAAAGTAATTCGGCGCCCCGAAAAGGTGCACTCTCAGACTCACCTTTTTCGGATGGACATAATTCGTGTCATTGGCATTCGTCTTGGACATGGATACGACTCTCCGCAACTCTCTGAAATGAAGCCCTTCATTTAGAGAAGCGATACCCACCTGTCATTCCCCCGTGATGAATGTTGATTTTTGAGGTACGCTGGAATGTTTCCCGTGCATCAAGGCAGTTGTTATGGCATAGATAGGCCTTTCCCAGAATAAAACTGAATCGGATAGTGAGGGTGAAATCCGACGAGGATGATATCGAACGAGCCGTGTATCTGTACACGATACCGCTGAAACGTGGGGAGCCACGGTGTGGTTATCGGGCGTTCTGACTCAGTGCCGCGAAGTTGTGGCAGCGTCGTAACTGTATTCAGTTTCGACCGTGTCAGGTGGACATGAATGTCACAACTTTACATTTTCTTTTGATCCGGACCCCCGACTCGCCAGCTGAGCGAGGACGGTGGCACTGCTTAATGAGTCTTAGCTTGCTCAGTGACACTCTGCCGGATATCCTTGGCACGGATATCGCAAATTACTGAATGATCCGGAAGAGGAGAGTAATTACTTGACGACATGCATTTTGAAGTTGGGATCGCCGACCGGGGCAGGTAGTTTCGATTTCGCTTGCCTTCCGATGTGATCATAAAACGCCTGCTGTTCAATGCGTCCACGCATCACAAGCGTGCTACCATCGGGGAAGACAGCGTAGGCGGTGTCATCCGTCAGGCCTCGATACTCGACCTTGCCGCCATAGGCATCCTGGGCACCATGCAAGACTCGTGGCTTATCGAGTCGTTTGTTCAGTGCTTCTGCATACTTCTTAACCCAGGGCCCGTTCCAATCGCCGTTAATAATATCATCGGGCACCAGAGAGACATTGCTGCCAGGCGACTTCATGGGGGCTACGCCGAGCAGGTCATAATCACCTACGTAGGGCTTGCCATCCTTACCAACGACCTGGCCCGCTTCCACTTTCCAGGTACCGTTAAGCTTCACTTCCTGAATGACTTCCTTGCCGTTGACCTTCACCACTCGCCGGGCCATGCGCTTGGCGACGAGATCAGCATCAACGACGAAGGCTTCGTTCGCCATGGCAATGACCCGTTCATCGGTATTCCTGGCAGTAAGCACACCCGTATCGGCGCTGGTTTTGAACTTGGCCCACATCGGTTTGCCATGGGCGCCATTGCGGATCAAATCAATGGAAACTTCCTTATTGGCCCGGAAGATGGCAATCACTCCTGTTTCCTTGGCTGCTTCAATCATCTTGGGGAGATGTTCCGGCGGAATACCCATCGCCCGGTCGTAACCACGTCCCAGCGTGATGGTCTTAGTGGCGCTCTGGGCTGCCTTTCTGGAAGCTCTCTTGGCGATGACACGGCCAGTAATGGTAAGCAGTTGCTGGGCTCCAACGCGCACCGCAATGGCATAGCCCAGCCTGATAATCAGCTTGGCTCCAGCGAGCAGATCAGCCGGTGAGAAATCGACGGGTAGGGCCGACCCGTTACTGGTGAATCCTTCGAACTTGATCCACGAGACTTCACCATCAATATTCGTCTGCACTGAGTAATAGCTGTATTCGTTGTAGGCAGCAACATAACCTTGTTCTTTCTCCACATCGCCATTGCCGACTAACATGTGAATTTCTGCCTGGGCCAGTTCTGGCTGATTGATACTGCTCAGGTTAGGATTCAACTTATCCTGCTCCTGGATGAGGATCTGGTGACCATGCACCCGTCCATAATGGCCGATAAGTACATTGTTCTCATTGACGATGGGAATAAAGTTTTGATGACTGGGCCGGAACAGTTTGCTCCACCAGCGTTCCCAGGGGGTGGCAGCAAGAATCGGTTTTTGATCGTCCCTCTCCCAGATCATAATCGGTTCGAGCGAATCTCTGTTGAGGAAGTAGGCATCAGTCAATCCACGACGAGGGGGAGTCGAACCGCGACCCGAACTGGGTGGCCCCATCGTCGGCCCTTGATACGGCGGTCGGTAGGGTTCAATCGTTTGTGTTCGGCGAATTCTCTCCTGCCAGTTAGGGTCTATCATAGGAACGCGATTCGACTCGAAGGTACGATGGTATTGCTTTTCAGCTGACATGGCTAATCTCCCGCAATGACTGAGAATTATTCTATTTTCCATCTATTATTACATTTTTCTTCTTACAGCACAACAGCCCCGTTACCTTTGTATGAAACGGGGCTGCTGGTTTATCAAGTTGACGAGAGGGATTCCAAGAGGCACGCTGGGAGCGTGGCACTGCTTTCTGAGTACAGAACGCAGTGCCACATTCTCGAGGTGTTGTTCAGCGATCCAGCTTCATCACCACTTCCTCAACCCCATCGCTTGCAGTTGGAGACTTCGTCTCGTCACTGGAGATGGTGAACCCGCATTTTTCCAGCACGCGGATGGAGGCAATGTTATGGATGGCGACATGGGCGAAGAGCGGGCGCGTGGTGACGATATCAAGAAAATCGGCCAAGGCCCGCGAAGCAATTTTCCTGCCCCAGAAGTTCTTGCCAATCCAGAACGCGACCAACTGCTGATGGTCCTCCTGCCAGCTTGAAATGTATCCTGCCACCTGACTGTCTGAGTTACCCCCTCCGACTCCCCCTTGTAAAGGAGGAGAGTTGATGACGATGGTCTTGAGAGTGAGCGCATCGTCTGCCAGGAGCTTCGCCCAGTGTGCCATGAAATCTTCACGATTTCGAGAGGGGAAAGCCGCCATGCGATTGGCATCGGGGTCTGCCTGCTGTTCAAAGAGAACAGGCAGGTCGTCTGCGATCACATCGCGCAGCAGAATCTCGTCAGCCATCGTCGTCCTTTCATGAAGGGTCCATGACAGGATACTAACAGGATGGCTGAGGATAACAACAGGGGAAATGGCGGATGTGGCACTGTACTCGGTATGCCCGAGTGCAGTGCAAAGCACGCGGAGACTTGGCACGATCCAGCACTGCTTTCGAGTACGAAAACAGTGCCACAGCGAGATTCTCATTCAGCGAAGTACCATACGTAGGGCACTTGACAGTTATTCATTGTAGGTCCAGCCGCATTGACTACATACTGTATCGACTTCGGGCATTTTCGCTCCACACGCCAAACACTCATTCTCTTGAACGACTCTTTGTGAACTCGATTGCGGAAGTTGAGCTGAAGGAGCTTCGTTTACTGAACGAATTGATCGCCAGTAGGCAAGCAGTGACCAACCGTTGCATACACTCGTTATCAAGCCTGCTAAAAGGCAAACCCACCTCATGGGGCTCAACCATTCCAGTCCAAACAGAATGCCTGTCAGGTAAAAGAAAAGTAGCGATTGATGATAACTGGCAGGTTTCCGGTGGAAGACCACATATTGCCCGACACCAGCCAGCATGATTCCCAATGATGTTACTATCCAGCGAATCAGGTAAGTCGTTACTTCGCCGGGTGTGTGATGATAATGATCTACATAAGCGGGAAAGAACATAAACCCTATCGAAAGAAGAACGCTGGCAATCAGCAGATTGCGTGCATTTCTCCATTGCACATAACTGCCCTGTCGAAACAAACGTAAGTACATCCATTCAACAGTTTCGCCAAACAGCATTACCATGCCCAGGCAAGCCAGAAGAACAGGTACGAACATAACGAGAGGAACATAGAACATGGTTTATTGAATGACACATTCCAGAGTAAGCTCTACTTCATATTGTCAACGGTGCATGGGACGCAATCAAGCAAATATATCCTATCGTTGAATGCATCCGGCTTGTCTGATGTTGTTATGTATTTTTTTGTTGTCGGTCGGGAAGCAATGATTTCGTATTCGCCTGCAACTGTGGCACTGCTTGGTACTCCAAGCAGTGCGGATCGCGCGATGGCTTCGCGCGATCCTACAAGGCAATCGCAAGATTTCAACCGGGCGAGGTCATTGGTGCGTCAGTAGCGCTTCTATTTGTCGGGAGGGCAATTGAGCGGCGCCGTCGTAGTTGGAGAGAACGATGGCAGTGTAGCCTAGGTCGAGATAATCGCGGAAGTCGGCGCTGATGCCTGGTGCACCGCCGCTGTGGCCGATGTGGCGGTGGCCTTTGACGGTGAAGTCGCCGAAGCCATAGGCATATTTGCCATCGGGGCCCATTTGCACTTTGCCAGTGGTGGCGAGCGTGGTGTATTTGGAATTGAGCAGGCGGTGTTCGCGTAAGGCTGCAGCGAAGGCGAGGAGGTCTTCCGCAGTGGAGTAACCGCCGCCGGCCGGACCGCCTTTGACGGCATGGAGGTAGAAGTTCTCACGGCGGACTGGCTTGGCACTCTTGGCCTGTGGCCCCGGAACGGACGACTGAAAGGTGTAGCCGATAGCGAGGTTCGGAACGATCAAATCAGTATCGTAGGAATCGGTGTTCTTCATGCCAGCAGTTTTGCAGACATGTTCGCGGACGTAATCGTAGTAGGTTTGCCCGGAAACTTTTTCAATGATGAGGCCGAGAACGATGAAGCCGGCATTGCTGTAAAACATTTGTGAGCCTGGCTCGAAGCGGAGGGGTTCATCGACGAAGAGCGGCAGGAAGTCGCTGACGGTGCGGAGGGTGGGCATTTTGTTGCGGAACTTTTCGTTCCAATAGTGGCCCAGGCCGCCGGTGTGGGTGAGCAGGTGATGAATGGTGACTTTCTCGGCGACGGCTTTGTTGGGATAGTCGGGCAGGTGCTTGATGATGGGGTCGTCAAATGAAAGCTTGCCTTGCTCGGCGAGTTGACAGATGGAGACACTGGTGAGCATCTTGTTCATGGAGCCGAGGTTGAATTTGGTATCGAGCTTGTTGGGAACCTGGAAACGCAGACTGGCATAGCCATAGGCTTGGTGGAAAATGGGTTTGCCCTCTTTGGCGAGAAGCACGACGCCGGAGAATTTGTCGTCGGCAACGATTTTGTCCATGTAGGAGCCGAGTGCTTTGATGATCTGGTCATCGGTGAGTTTGCCGAGGGGAAGCTCATCGAGGCCAGGGGCGATGGGGCGAAACTGGACGCTGATAAGTTTGTGGGGCGGTTTGGGTTCGAACTCGAAGGTGAGCTCGAGCATCTCGCCATTTCTGGTTTTGGCACGGAGTGTGGTTTTATCATCGGAAGTGGCAAGCACTTTCACGGGTGAGATGCCGCCGGTGTCTTCCAGGATATCCTGGTATACCGCCAGGCGTTCCTTGAGCG comes from Planctomycetia bacterium and encodes:
- a CDS encoding beta-lactamase family protein, coding for MPSESTMSILHRTLVLAAAMLLVCVAAADDFKFPDTTTGKRMADFLAAINSGDQEKAKAFIMENVAAAALERRPLKERLAVYQDILEDTGGISPVKVLATSDDKTTLRAKTRNGEMLELTFEFEPKPPHKLISVQFRPIAPGLDELPLGKLTDDQIIKALGSYMDKIVADDKFSGVVLLAKEGKPIFHQAYGYASLRFQVPNKLDTKFNLGSMNKMLTSVSICQLAEQGKLSFDDPIIKHLPDYPNKAVAEKVTIHHLLTHTGGLGHYWNEKFRNKMPTLRTVSDFLPLFVDEPLRFEPGSQMFYSNAGFIVLGLIIEKVSGQTYYDYVREHVCKTAGMKNTDSYDTDLIVPNLAIGYTFQSSVPGPQAKSAKPVRRENFYLHAVKGGPAGGGYSTAEDLLAFAAALREHRLLNSKYTTLATTGKVQMGPDGKYAYGFGDFTVKGHRHIGHSGGAPGISADFRDYLDLGYTAIVLSNYDGAAQLPSRQIEALLTHQ
- a CDS encoding GNAT family N-acetyltransferase; this encodes MLLRDVIADDLPVLFEQQADPDANRMAAFPSRNREDFMAHWAKLLADDALTLKTIVINSPPLQGGVGGGNSDSQVAGYISSWQEDHQQLVAFWIGKNFWGRKIASRALADFLDIVTTRPLFAHVAIHNIASIRVLEKCGFTISSDETKSPTASDGVEEVVMKLDR